One genomic window of Globicephala melas chromosome 8, mGloMel1.2, whole genome shotgun sequence includes the following:
- the LOC115867475 gene encoding LOW QUALITY PROTEIN: germ cell-less protein-like 1 (The sequence of the model RefSeq protein was modified relative to this genomic sequence to represent the inferred CDS: deleted 1 base in 1 codon), with product MRSLSSRVLRHQGRARAQQEPGSGAGRSARRPETGGDAAAHGFYYCPGSRKRKPSSGAFCYCHPGSETHEDEQEGDGQQRLLNTPRRKTLKSTSKYIYQTLFLNDENSDIKICALEEWSLHEMYLCQSGYFPSMFSGSWKESSMNIIELETPGQNIDIEALQVAFGSLYRDDVLIKPSRVIAILAAARMLQLDGVMQQCGETMKEIINVKTVCGHYTSAGTYGLDSLKKKCLEWLLNNLMTHQNVELFKELSINIMKQLIGSSNLFVMQVEMNVYTALKKWMFLQLVLSWNGSLKQLLTETDVWFSKRRKDFEGMTFLETEQGKPFVSVFRHLRLQYIISDLASARIIEQDSLVPSEWLSSVYKQQWLAMFRAEQDSEVG from the exons ATGCGCTCGCTGAGCAGCCGAGTGCTGCGTCACCAGGGGCGAGCCCGAGCCCAGCAGGAGCCGGGTTCTGGGGCTGGGCGCTCGGCCCGGAGGCCGGAGACTGGTGGCGACGCGGCCGCGCACGGCTTCTATTACTGTCCGGGCAGCCGCAAGCGCAAGCCGAGCAGCGGGGCCTTCTGCTACTGTCACCCTGGTTCCGAGACACACGAGGATGAGCAGGAAGGGGACGGGCAGCAGCGACTCCTCAACACCCCTCGGAGGAAAACACTGAAGAGTACATCCAAATATATTtatcaaacattatttttaaatgatgaaaacaGTGACATTAAGATTTGTGCTCTAGAAGAGTGGAGCTTACACGAAATGTATTTATGTCAATCTGGCTACTTTCCTAGTATGTTCAGTGGTTCATGGAAGGAGTCCAGCATGAATATTATTGAACTGGAGACTCCAGGCCAGAATATTGATATAGAAGCACTGCAGGTGGCATTTGGGTCATTGTATCGAGATGATGTCTTAATAAAGCCCAGTCGAGTTATTGCCATTTTGGCAGCAGCTCGTATGCTACAGTTGGATGGTGTAATGCAGCAGTGTGGTGAGAcaatgaaggaaataattaatGTGAAAACC GTATGTGGCCATTACACATCGGCAGGGACCTATGGACtggattctttaaagaaaaagtgcCTTGAATGGCTTCTAAACAATTTGATGACTCACCAGAATGTTGAACTTTTTAAAGAACTCAGTATAAATATCATGAAACAACTCATTGGTTCATCTAACTTATTTGTGATGCAAGTGGAGATGAATGTATACACAGCCCTTAAAAA a tggatgttCCTTCAACTTGTGCTTTCTTGGAATGGATCTTTAAAACAGCTTTTGACTGAAACAGATGTCTGGTTTTCTAAGAGGAGAAAAGATTTTGAAGGTATGACCTTCCTTGAAACTGAGCAAGGAAAACCATTTGTGTCAGTATTCAGACATTTAAGGTTACAGTATATTATCAGTGATTTGGCCTCCGCGAGAATTATCGAACAAGATTCTCTAGTACCTTCAGAATGGCTATCTTCTGTGTATAAACAGCAGTGGCTTGCTATGTTCCGAGCAGAACAAGACAGTGAGGTAGGGTAA